In the Sporichthyaceae bacterium genome, ATCGGCGACCACAGATTCGGCAGTAGTTCCTTGCGCACAATCCGCCAGGTGCTTGCGCCGGACATGCGCGCGGCGTCGACGAACTCGCGTTCGCGCAGGGACAACACCTCGCCGCGGATGAGCCGGGCCTGGAAGGTCCAGCCGAACAACGAGAACAGGAAGATCACCACCGCGAAGCGCAACCACGTCGGCGTCTGCTCATCCGGGGCCACGAACCGGGAATCCACCACCGGGCTGAGCGCAATGATCAGCAGCAGCCCCGGGAACACCAGAAACAGATCCAGGACGCGGCCGGCGATCCGGTCCACCCGACCGCCCAGGTACCCGGTGGTGATGCCGTAGATGACGCCGACCACCGAGGTGATCAGCGAGATGGTGATGGCGATGAACAGCGACGTACGCGCGCCGTACACCAACTGCATGAACACGTCCCGGCCCAGGCCCGGTTCGACACCCAACCAGAAGCGAGAGCTGATGCCGCCGTGCGCCTGCGCGGGCAGGCCGCTCGAGGTGAGCAGGCCGGCGTGGTTCAGCCCGTAGGTGGTGTACGGGTCGCGGCCGTAGATCTTGCCGATGAGCGGCGCGAACAGCGCGACCAGCAGATAGAAACCGACCACGCCGGACGCGATGACGCCGACCTTGTCGCGCTTGAAGCGCTCCCAGGCGATCTGGCTGGGCGACCGGGTGGGTGCCGGCCGAGCGGGATCGGCGGGCCCGGGGGCGGAGGCAGGTTCCTCGAGCAGGTCGGGCGGCAGGGTGGTCATCAGCCTGCCCCTTCCTGCGGCCGGCGTCCTTACCGGTGGTTCGGCGCAGCGTACGGGGCGGATGGCACCCCGGGAAAGCACCGGGGGTTTGCCCCCCGAGTGGAATGCCCAGGCTCCCTGCATGACGGCCAATGTGATGTGGTTCCGCCGGGATCTGCGGCTACGGGACAACCCAGCGCTGCTGGCCGCGGCGGGCTCGTCCGGGTTCGGCGACGGCCGGGCCGCGGTGGTGCCGTTGTTCCTCATCGATCCGGCCCTGTGGCAACCCGCCGGCGATCCCCGGCGCGCGCGTCTGGTGGCCACGCTGCGCGCGCCAGCCCCCGGCGCGTGGAATGGGTGCACCCGCCGACCGTGCACGAGCTGCCCGCGGCCGGCGCCGCACTGTCCCCGGCCGGCGAGGAAGCGGCGCTGCGTCGGTGGCGCAGGTTCCGCGACGGGGCACTGCGCGCTTACGCCACCGACCGGGACAACCCCCAGTTGACGGTACGTCAGATCTTTCCACGGCGCTGAAGTTCGGTGAGTTGCATCCGCGCACTCTGCTCGCCGATCCGGCCGAGCGCGACGGGCACGCCGACCCGCTGGGCACCAGCGGCGCTGCCACGTTCCGTGAGGAATTGGCCCGGCGAAAGTTCCACGCCGACATGTTGTTCCACCGCCCGCAGACCGCGCGGGAGTATCTGCGTCCCGAGTTCGCCCGCATGCCCTATGCCGGCCCCGGCGAGCAGCTGGAGGCCTGGCAGCAGGGCCGCACCGGCTACCCGATGGTCGATGCCGGCATGCGGCAGTTGCTGCATTCCGGCTGGATGCACAACCGGGTGCGGATGATCGTCGCCTCGTTCCTGGTCAAGGACCTGCACCTGGAGTGGCAGCACGGCGCGCGCTGGTTCATGCAGCGCCTGCGCGACGGGGACCTGGCCTCCAACCAGTTGAACTGGCAGTGGGTGGCCGGCTGTGGGGCCGACGCCGCCCCGTACTTTCGGGTGTTCAACCCGGTCAAGCAGGGCCAGAAGTTCGACCCGGACGGGGACTACGTGCGGGCGTGGATCCCCGAGCTACGGCACCCGCCCGGCGCAGCCGCGCACGTTCCGTGGGACGTGCCGGAGGGCTACGCCCACCGCTACCCGCGGCGGATCGTGGATCACGCCACGGAGCGACGCGAGGCGCTGCGCCGGCTCGAGCAGGTGCGCGCACTCAGTCGAGCCTGACCCGGGTCAGCGCGCTGCGCCCATCCTCGTCGGAGAGCACGGACACGACGGCGTAGGTGGCGTTGGGCGACAGCAACCATGCTCCGTGTGGGGGACCGGGACCGCCCGACAGGCGCGGCAAAAATGTGCTCGACACTCGCCGGCTTTTCCACGTACCGTCGAGGTACACGGATGGGAGGTGGTCCTAACTTTGTGTATTCATAGGACGCGTGAGGTGGCTGCAAGCTAGCCGCTGACGGTTGTGCCTTCACCGGTTGCCACAGGCGGTCGGCGAATCCACTGCAGTCACCCGGGGCCCGCGGTGTTCGGGGTACGTCCCCTCGAACTGTCGACACGTCGACAGCCGCGGGTTTCCGTTTGTCCGGGGGTCAGGCCAGCGGGTCGACGTCCGCGGCCGGCATGCGGTCGGTGGCCGCGATCACTCGCATCAATGACTGCTGGATGGCCACCAGGTCGTCGAGGTCCATGCCCAGGCGCGCGACCACCGCGTAGGGGATTTTCTCCGCCTCCGCCTTCAGCGCCCGGCCTGAATCGGTGAGGTCGACCATCAGCACCCGCTCGTCGTCGGTGTGCCGGGCACGGCTCAGGTAACCCAGCGCCTCCAGTCGCTTGAGCATGGGCGACAGCGTCGCCGGGTCGAAGTGCAGCGCGGTTGCCAGGTCCTTGGCCGCGCGCGGGCCGTCGTGGTCCCACATGGCGAGCATCACCAGGTACTGCGGATGCGTGAGCCCGTGTGGCTCCAGCAGCGGCCGGTACACCCCGATCACGCAGCGGCTGGCCACCGACAAGGCGAAACACACCTGCCGTTCCAACTCCAGCGGGTTCGGGCCGAGGTCAATGGTGCGGGTCAGTGTCTGCTCGCTCACAGTTCCACCCTAGCGCTTGTCTTTGGTGCACTATTGATTAGTGTACTAAACATCAGCACGCCAATGGAGGTTTGCGATGAACGAGAAGCCCCCCACCCACGAACCGCATGGCTTCGAGGACCTGCCGTGGCGCATCGGCTACCGGATACGCCGAGGGTTGTTCCACATCTTTGGCCCGCCCCAGCTCAGCCCGCACAACGACCCGCACATGCGACTGGCCCGCGAGCGCGCCGCCCGCTACGCCGGTCGGACGGCGACTCAGGGCGCCAAGCGGTCGGTCGTCCAACCCGCCGGTCCAAGGGTGTAGCGCAACCGGTCGTGCAGCCGGGAGCTTCTCCCCTGCCAGAACTCCATGGCCTCAGGGATCACCCGGTAGCCGCCCCAGAAGTCCGGCGCCGGCACCTCGGTGCCCATTGGCCAGCGCCGATTGAGCTCGGCGAACCGTTCGTCGAGTTCGGCCCGGGAGCCGAGCACGGTGGACTGTCGCGAGGCCCACGCGCCGATCTGCGAGGCACGTGGGCGGGACCGGAAATACGCCGCCGACTCGGACGGGTCGACCCGTTCGGCCCGACCGGTGACGATCACCTGCCGACGCAGGCCGTGCCACGGGAACAGCAACGACACCGCGGCGCGGGCCTCGAGATCGGCGGCCTTGCGCGAGGCGTAGTTGGTGAAGAACAGGAACCCGCGCTGGTCGAACTCCTTGAGCAGCGTCATCCGCGACGACGGCGTGCCGTCCGCACCCACGGTGGAGACCACCATGGCGTTCGGTTCGGCCAACCCGGCCGCGGCGACCTCGCGGAACCACTCCCCGAAGGCCACCAGCGGGTCCGGATCGAGGTCGCCGACATCCAGGCCCTCGGCCATGTACTCCTGGCGCATCCCGGCCAGGACCGGGTCGGGGCCACCGAGGTCCGGATTCACCTGAGGGGACGTCAGTCCAGCTGGCTGTGCAGGAAGGCGGTCGCCTCGGCCCAGCACTTGGCGGCCAGCGCCTCGTCGGTGTTGCCGAGCGGGTTCTGCGGGTTCATGAACGCGTGGCCCGCACCGTCGTGCACGGTGAATTGAACGTCCTTGCCCATCCCCTGCAGCTTGGCCTCCAGCGCCCGAGCCGCTTCGGGTGCGAAGAAGTCGTCGTTGCCCGCCATGTGGCCGCGCACCACTGCGGTCAACCCGGACCAGTCCGGCTCCATGTCCGGCGGCGGGAAGCCGTAGAACGGCACCGCGGCCTTGATCTTGTCGCCGCGGCCGGCCGCGATGAGCATGGTGAGCAGGCCGCCCATGCAGAAGCCGGTGACGCCGAGCGCATCCCCGGTGACGGCCTCATGCCCGGCCAGGAAGTCGATGGCCCCGCTCATGTCCCGGGCGGCGCGGTCCGGCGGCAGGCTGTTCATCAGCTTGCCCGCCTTGTCCATTTCGTCGTGCGCTGCCAGCTCGCCGTGGTACAGGTCCGGGGCCAGCGCGACGAAGCCCGCCTCGGCCAACCGGTCGACCATGATCTTCAGCGATGGGTCCAGGCCCCACCATTCCTGCAGCACCAGCACGCCCGGCCCGCGTCCGCTCGCCGGTAGTGCCAGGTAACCGCCCGCCGTGCCTCCATTGCTCGCAAACTCCACGTTGTTCGCCATGCCTGCGAGGTTACAGACGAGTGAGGCGAGCGGAGAAGCGAGCCGGCGAGGAACGAGCGCTCGCTCCTCCCGAGCCGATTGAGTCTGTTGAGCGCAGCGAACATCCCGGGTAACTGTGGCCCGGAGCACGTAGGGACGGGGTTCGCCGCTGACCGGCGTACGGAACAATGGGCGACGGAGCCGACAGCGTCGACGGCGTCGACCGGCCGAGCATGGCTCGGCACCGGAGCGAGTCAAGGGATTCAAGCTGTGAGCGACCCGAGCACGATCATCATTCCCACCGAACTCAAACCCGCCGACGGCCGTTTCGGCTGTGGCCCGTCCAAGGTGCGCCCGGAGGCGCTGTCCGCGCTGGCCGCGGCCGGCGCCTCGTTGCTGGGCACCTCGCACCGGCAGGCCCCGGTGAAGAACACCGTCAAGCGCGTGCGGCAGGGCATCTCCGCGCTGTTCTCCGTACCCGAGGGTTACCAGGTGGTGCTGGGCAACGGCGGCGCGACCGCGTTCTGGGATATAGCCGCGTTCGGCCTGGTGCGCAAGCGCAGCCAACACCTGCACTTCGGGGAGTTCTCCTCGAAATTCGCGAGCGTCTGCAAGGGGGCGCCGTGGCTGGGCGAGCCCACCGTGCTCAAGGCCGAGCCGGGTTCGCACCCGTTGCCCCGGGCCGAGGCCGGCATCGACGTCTACGCCTACACGCACAACGAGACCTCCACCGGGGTCGCGATGCCCATTGCGCGGGTCACGGGTGCCGAGGAGGGCGCGCTGGTGCTGGTCGACGCGACCTCCGGTGCGGGCGGCCTGCCGGTGGACGTCACCGAGACCGACGCCTACTACTTCGCGCCGCAGAAGTGCTTCGCCTCCGACGGCGGGCTGTGGCTGGCGATCATGTCCCCGGCCGCGCTGGCCCGGGTCGAGGAGATCTCCTCCTCGGGTCGCTACATCCCGACCTTCTTCGACCTGCCCACCGCGATCGACAACTCCAGCAAGGATCAGACCTACAACACCCCGGCGCTGGCCACCCTGTTCCTGCTCGCCGAGCAGCTGGACTGGATGAACGGCAACGGCGGTCTGGAGTGGGCCGTGGGGCGAACCACCGCGTCCTCCAACCACCTGTACACCTGGGCGGAGAAGTCGGAGTTCGCCACCCCGTTCGTCCTCGACCCGGCACAGCGCTCGCTGGTGGTGGGCACCATCGACTTCGTCGACTCGGTGGACGCCGCCGCGGTGGCCAAGGTGCTGCGCGCCAACGGCATCGTGGACACCGAGCCCTATCGCAAGCTGGGCCGCAATCAGCTGCGCATCGCGATGTTCCCCGCCGTGGAGACCTCCGACGTCGAGGCGCTCACCGCCTGCATCGACCACGTCGTCGCCGCCCTGTAAACCCATGCGTCCGGCCAACGGTGCGCAATAACGTCGGGTTGGCCGGACGCAACGGGTTCCGCGGGACGCCCGCTCAGTCGTAAGGCGGGTAGTAGGGCTCGTTGTGACTGCGCGGACACTCGGGGCCCATGGCGTACGGGGACTCCGGGTCGTTGTTGCAGTTGGGGTGGTAGTGGTGACGGTAGTGGTGGTGCCCGTACCCGCCGTATCCGTCCCCATAGCCGTCACCCGGCGGGTACCAGTGGGAGGGCTGGGTCTGCGCCGCGGTGGCGGCGTGAGCCGTGCCCACCCCGGCGACCGGAACAACAGCGGAGACGGCGAACAGCGCTGGGACGAACCAGCGCGATGCGAATCGCGACGCCATGACTCCTCCTCACAATTCGTGCCTCATCAGCACGGTACGTGAGGTTCCTACCCGGGATCGTTCGACCTGATGTCCAGTGACATTCCGACCGAAACCGTCTGTGTTCCTCCTATTGCGAAAGTCGGTTGGTGACGGGCATCGGCTGACATCCTGATCAGGAACAGCTACGGCAGAGGGAGACCGTCATGCGGATGCTGGGCCCGACGATCCTCGCGCTGGCGTTGGCCGCTACCGCCGGCTGTGGTGGCAGCGGCGGCGCGGGCGCCGACACGGCGAACAGCAGCGCCGCGCCGAGCGCCGGGGCCTCTGCCTCGACCGTGGCGAGCGCCGCGCCCGCCGTCGCCGCCCCGTCGTCCGGGTCCAAGGCGGACATCATCGCGATCACCAAACTCACCAAGTCCATCGAGACCGGCAAGCCCGAACTCGCCTGCAAGACGCTGATGAACACAGCGATGATCAGCAGCACATTCGGCACCGTGGACAACTGCGTGGCCGGCGCCGACGAGGACGACCCGACCACCGCAGTGACCGCCGTCTCCATCCAGGTCAACGGCAACAAGGCCACCGCGATCGTCACCGACTCCGGCGGCGCCAACGACGGGGCAACCGGCACCTGGCACTTCGAGCGCACCGGTAAGACCTGGAAGCTGGCCGGATGGGGCGTGGACTACATGCGCTCCCTGACCGCGGTGAACTTCGGCCCCAACTACAAGGCCACCGAGGCCGACGACCCGTTCGCCAACGCCGGCTACCGGCTCTGTGTCCGCGACGGGATGGTGGCCAAGGACGACGCGGCGTTCCGCAAGCTCGCCCTCGAGATGGAAACCGACCACAACACCGTGGCCGGGTCGGTCTTCGCGGCCTGTGCGAGCAAGGGCCCGGGTGGGGAGTCCCCGTTCCGCGCCATCTTCGAGAAGGGCCTGCGCCAGGAGTTCCACGCCTACGGCGCGCCCGCCGAGGCCGCCGACTGCGTCATCGACAAACTGCGCACGGCGATCCCGGAGGCGAACCTGATCAACGCCGTGCTGAACGGGACCGGCTCGAAGGAGCTCAGCAAGGTCTCGACCACGGTGGCCACGGCGACGCAGGCCTGCGCCAAGGGCAGCACCGGGTCGCACCCGACCATCCGGGCCCCGAAGCACCAGTACACGATTCGCCCGTTGCACTGAGGTCGTGACCGGCCTGCATGATGTGCGGGTGCGCACGTCCACCGCGACCCTGGTCGCGCTCACCCTCGTCCTCGCCGGTTGCGGCGGGGGCCACGACGAGGCGATGCGCAGCTATGCCCCGCCCTCGGCGCAACCCACGGCAAGCCCCACTGCCGTCGGCGTGCCCGGCTCGAAGGCCGACGTCGCTGCGCTGACCACGCTGGCCAAGGGCATCAACAGCGGCAGCCCGTCCCACGTGTGCGCCGACCTGTTCACCACCCATTTGGTCAGCACGGTGTTCGGCGGCCTGGACACCTGCATTGCCGCCGACGACGGCGACACTCAACCGACCACCGGCGCTTCGGTCAGCAAAGTGCGGGTGGCCGGGGATACCGCGACCGCGGTCATCACCGACTCCGGCGGGGCCAGCGCCGGCGCCAAGGGCACCTGGCACTTCGTGCGCACCGACGGCCAGTGGCGACTGGACGAGTGGGGCGTGGACTATCTGCGCGCGGAATACGCCAGCCAGTTCGGACCCAACTACAAGCCCGACGGCGCCGACGACCCGTTCGCCGATGCGGGCTACCGCGCGTGCCTGAACCTGGGCATGCAGGCCAAGGACGACGACACGTTCCGCAAGCTCGCCTACGGCCTGCAGTCCAACCGCAACGACGACACCATCGGCGCCATCTTCCAGGCCTGCGAGAAACAGGGCCCGGACGGCAAGTCCCCGTTCCGCACCGCCTTCGAGGACCAACTACGCCAGGAGAGTCAACAGGGCGCGATGTCCGCCGCCGCGGCGCAGTGCGTCACGGACCAGATGCGCCAAGCGATCTCCGAATCCGACCTCGTCGTCGCGCTGCTCAACGGCCCGAGCTCCGATGACTACGCGACGTTCGCGAGCAACGTCGCGGTGATCAGCGCCGCCTGCGACAAGGGCGGCAAACCCGCCGGCATCCGCCCGCCCCACCTCGGCGGGCACGCGCTGCACTAATCCCGGCGGGTGGCCAGGACGAGCACCAGGGCGCCCAGACCGAGGGCGGACAGCAGCGCCACCCAGCGGCCGTCGACGCCGGGCAGGCCGTGGGAGTCGCCGACCGGCTGGGCCGACACCGGGTGGCTGGGCTTGGCCGAGGCGCGATGCGCGGACGCGGACGGCGTCTCGGTGGGCTCGCCGTCTCCCGGACTCGGCCCGCCGGTGCCGGCCAACTTCGCCGGGTCGGCGGGCAACGGCACCCGCCACACCGCCGAGTTCAGGCCCTCACTGCCGAACAGCAGCGCGCTGCGGTCTCCCATCGCGGTTACCGACTCCCCCTGGATCTGGATCGGTGGGGTGAACGTGGCCACGGTGCGCCACTCCGCGTCCAGCACCCACGCCTCGCTGTACCCGCGCAACACCACGTATTTCGAGCCGGGCAGGAACGTGCCGTCGGTGACGATCGCCGGCGCGCCCGCCACGCGGTGCAGCACATTCACCCGGCCCTGCTGCAACGGTGTCGGCACCGCCCAGACCGCCGCCTGGCCCGCGTCCTGTTTGGACACCACGAACAGGTGATTGTCCGAGGGCCGGCACAGCAACGTCTCCGCGTTGCGCGCCTTGGAGTCGGCGTAGGCGAAGTCGTAGGAGACATAGGGCACGTCGCCGGTGCGCAGGTCGGCCGGTTCCCGAACGCCGAGCAGCCGATAAGTCTTGTAGATGGCCAGGTTGTCGCCGACCTCGCCGACCCAGATCATCGGACCGCCCGGCCCGGCGCACTCGGTGATCGACTCCCAGTCCCGGTCGGACGCGCCGTTCAGGGTCAGCGTGGCCGTGGTGTTGCCGGTCTTGGTGTCAACCGCGAAGACCTGCGGCGGATGCCCGGAGTCGTTGTGCGTGAACACCACCCCGCGGTGGCGCAGGCTCACCGCCAACCCGCTGGACTCGGTGATCCGTTGATCGGTGTACCGAAACAGCACACTGGGTTTGTCGTCGGCGGCCCGGGCCGGCGCACCGAGGGCAGCAGCCGCGGCACACGCCGATACCAGCGCCGCGAGCAGCAGGCCGCGTCTCACCACTCGCCCCCATGACGCTGCGTCAGTTCCGCGGAGAGCAGCGCGGCCAGACGCGGCCGCAGCCCCCACTCCGTCGTGATCGCACGGTACTCGTCGACCAGCGCCGGATCGGCGGGCGCGCCGGTGCGCACCGCCCGGATCGCCACGTTGCGTGCGGTGTGCTCGGTGGAGACGAACTCCAGCACGTCCACCCGGTAACCGACCAGGCGCAGCAGCAACGCGCGCAGGGCGTCGGTGAGCACGTCGGCCAGGCGTTCGCGCAGGATGCCGTGCTTCAGCAACGAGCCGTACTGTGCCGGTGCGCCCTGCGTCCGCAACGTCGCCGCCGTCTCGTGATGACAGCAGGGTGCGGCGACCAGCAGCGGCGTCGCCCAGCCGACCGCCCGGGCCAGCGCCTCGTCGGTGGCGGTGTCGCAGGCGTGCAACGCGAGCACCACGTCCCCCGCCGCGACGTCGGCCCCGGCGATGTCCGCGGCCACGAACCGGGTCACCCCCGCGACCCCCAACCGCGCGGCCAGCGCGGTGTTGCGCGCCAGGGCGGCCTCGCGCAGGTCCACCCCGGTCAGCGTCACCGCACCCGCCGACACCGTGCTCAAGTAGCGCTGGGCGGCGAAGCTCAAATAAGCGTGCCCGCAACCCAGGTCCACCACGTGCAACGGATCCCGCCCCGCCACCGCGTTCAGCTCCGGGGCCAGCAACCGCAGGAACGCATCCACCTGACGACGCTTGCCCGCATCCGCGCCGAGCTCGGTGAACAACGGATCGTCCGGCGCCAGCAGCCGCCTCTTGCTGCGGTCGTGCGTGGTTTCCACCGCGGCAGCCGTGCCGCTGCGATGCACCAACGCCTCGCCCTTCTTGGTCACCCGCATTTGCACGGTGCCCGTTGCCCCGGCCACGTGCCAGTTGCCGAACGGCGCGGCCAACAACTCATCCACCGCGGCCGCCGCTTCGGCGTCGTCGAGGTTGCGGGTGTGCGCCGTGCGCTCGTCGACCCGCACCTCCTGCAATCGCGGGCCGCCCTTCAACTGCACCGGCCGCAGCTCCACCCGACGCCAATCCGGCGCCGGTCCGCGGTGGCGCCGGCCGGACGCGACCGCGCGCATCAGGCCGGGGTCGAGCAGCAGCCCGCGCAGTTCGGCCAACACCTCGGTCAACGGCTCGGCCACACCCTCAACTCCACGCGTAGGCGATGACCACGTTGGCCGCGGCGAGCCCGAACGCCCCGTAGAAGATGGGCGGCGGCGACGGGACGCGACGCATAGTGCCGTGCACCAGCCCGGTCACCACCAGCGCGATCGCCAATTTGGTGCTGATCTTCGCCGTGTCCAGGTGGTGGTCGATGTGGTGGTCGACGAGCACCAACAACGCGCCGGATATCAACTGCGCGGGCGCACCGACGACGATCGGCGCGGTCATCCGCAGGTCCTTCGACATCGCCTGCAGCAGGAAGCCGCCGAGCAGGACGGCCATCCCCGCCAGGTGCACGAGCAACAACGCATGCCGCAGCGCGTCCACGTCTCTCCTTTCGGCGACAACGCCCGAAACCTAACCGACTGGTCCGGTTGTCCACCGTTCGGCGGTATCGACTGTTGTTGCCGGATCTGTCCGGGTCACGCTCGTGCCTGACCGCCCCCGTGTGGGCGGGCCGCCACAAACGGCCGCTCGGGACCTCCTCCCGCGCGGCAGAGGGGGTCCCACCATGAGCCGCTCCACGACCCGTCGGGTCACGACCTGGATCGCCGCCGGCGTCCTGACGGTCTCCGCCCCGCTGCTCGCCGCCACCACCGCACACGCCGCTGCAGGCGATAAGGCCGACTGCAGTGCCAGCCCGCCGGCAGGCACCATGTATGACGACGGCAGTGGCACGGTGC is a window encoding:
- a CDS encoding dienelactone hydrolase family protein, which codes for MANNVEFASNGGTAGGYLALPASGRGPGVLVLQEWWGLDPSLKIMVDRLAEAGFVALAPDLYHGELAAHDEMDKAGKLMNSLPPDRAARDMSGAIDFLAGHEAVTGDALGVTGFCMGGLLTMLIAAGRGDKIKAAVPFYGFPPPDMEPDWSGLTAVVRGHMAGNDDFFAPEAARALEAKLQGMGKDVQFTVHDGAGHAFMNPQNPLGNTDEALAAKCWAEATAFLHSQLD
- the pdxH gene encoding pyridoxamine 5'-phosphate oxidase; amino-acid sequence: MNPDLGGPDPVLAGMRQEYMAEGLDVGDLDPDPLVAFGEWFREVAAAGLAEPNAMVVSTVGADGTPSSRMTLLKEFDQRGFLFFTNYASRKAADLEARAAVSLLFPWHGLRRQVIVTGRAERVDPSESAAYFRSRPRASQIGAWASRQSTVLGSRAELDERFAELNRRWPMGTEVPAPDFWGGYRVIPEAMEFWQGRSSRLHDRLRYTLGPAGWTTDRLAP
- a CDS encoding SAM-dependent methyltransferase, whose protein sequence is MAEPLTEVLAELRGLLLDPGLMRAVASGRRHRGPAPDWRRVELRPVQLKGGPRLQEVRVDERTAHTRNLDDAEAAAAVDELLAAPFGNWHVAGATGTVQMRVTKKGEALVHRSGTAAAVETTHDRSKRRLLAPDDPLFTELGADAGKRRQVDAFLRLLAPELNAVAGRDPLHVVDLGCGHAYLSFAAQRYLSTVSAGAVTLTGVDLREAALARNTALAARLGVAGVTRFVAADIAGADVAAGDVVLALHACDTATDEALARAVGWATPLLVAAPCCHHETAATLRTQGAPAQYGSLLKHGILRERLADVLTDALRALLLRLVGYRVDVLEFVSTEHTARNVAIRAVRTGAPADPALVDEYRAITTEWGLRPRLAALLSAELTQRHGGEW
- a CDS encoding ABC transporter permease; the encoded protein is MTTLPPDLLEEPASAPGPADPARPAPTRSPSQIAWERFKRDKVGVIASGVVGFYLLVALFAPLIGKIYGRDPYTTYGLNHAGLLTSSGLPAQAHGGISSRFWLGVEPGLGRDVFMQLVYGARTSLFIAITISLITSVVGVIYGITTGYLGGRVDRIAGRVLDLFLVFPGLLLIIALSPVVDSRFVAPDEQTPTWLRFAVVIFLFSLFGWTFQARLIRGEVLSLREREFVDAARMSGASTWRIVRKELLPNLWSPILVTFSIAVPGVVTGEAALAFLGIGIVEPTPDWGRMVSAGKDVYLSDPAYFVIPGATLLILVLAANILGDAVRDALDPKGLR
- the serC gene encoding phosphoserine transaminase translates to MSDPSTIIIPTELKPADGRFGCGPSKVRPEALSALAAAGASLLGTSHRQAPVKNTVKRVRQGISALFSVPEGYQVVLGNGGATAFWDIAAFGLVRKRSQHLHFGEFSSKFASVCKGAPWLGEPTVLKAEPGSHPLPRAEAGIDVYAYTHNETSTGVAMPIARVTGAEEGALVLVDATSGAGGLPVDVTETDAYYFAPQKCFASDGGLWLAIMSPAALARVEEISSSGRYIPTFFDLPTAIDNSSKDQTYNTPALATLFLLAEQLDWMNGNGGLEWAVGRTTASSNHLYTWAEKSEFATPFVLDPAQRSLVVGTIDFVDSVDAAAVAKVLRANGIVDTEPYRKLGRNQLRIAMFPAVETSDVEALTACIDHVVAAL
- a CDS encoding MarR family transcriptional regulator; amino-acid sequence: MSEQTLTRTIDLGPNPLELERQVCFALSVASRCVIGVYRPLLEPHGLTHPQYLVMLAMWDHDGPRAAKDLATALHFDPATLSPMLKRLEALGYLSRARHTDDERVLMVDLTDSGRALKAEAEKIPYAVVARLGMDLDDLVAIQQSLMRVIAATDRMPAADVDPLA
- a CDS encoding FAD-binding domain-containing protein — translated: MHPRTLLADPAERDGHADPLGTSGAATFREELARRKFHADMLFHRPQTAREYLRPEFARMPYAGPGEQLEAWQQGRTGYPMVDAGMRQLLHSGWMHNRVRMIVASFLVKDLHLEWQHGARWFMQRLRDGDLASNQLNWQWVAGCGADAAPYFRVFNPVKQGQKFDPDGDYVRAWIPELRHPPGAAAHVPWDVPEGYAHRYPRRIVDHATERREALRRLEQVRALSRA